The Plasmodium vinckei vinckei genome assembly, chromosome: PVVCY_14 genome window below encodes:
- a CDS encoding amino acid transporter, putative, producing the protein MSAKWLPNISLFNFNKTNNKQNFVRSRKRFRTITWKYAKTIGPFASFIYLFNQTIGSGLFDIPSLIDEVGWIPVIFGNVFVCSVAAFCSLMILRAMTIIPKNKNFEQRIEYSAVIKYFMSNEKYKFVSFLYHLGNICNNICGILVISKIIDIFIIKIFGYTILFEIYPQIQIKKCSLPFLDAMFNGYYYSNTGNYETIFICGFTIGYIINAIICIHLSSKGLEETINYQYVVFMIFMSSFLYLSISSTIYLFSHNYNDGPTAIKSINMHNNLILSRAHIEPDLIKNYQTYNELNHFKKTLLLCKNTVSSECLISNKIEKNSFSNYLNGLYEWNNNIDKNVSAKINNNSKILNNFNEKNNILHSKKPSFFCSFMGLNNLYKKKTYIFRNSIFFLTVLSCSKDLKIHKSVNIVYFYYVYKIYNEFYINNSNATHSEKMKQFNMNSENYIEEEYYNNYKNDLTNKYNNFSKNGNTTNDNKNKEKEIRNKTFFEKLYLMVSKIEGIKTYCMGKTFANFIDSYGFVSNIPSWGNEITDDVNVSKSIWFTVIFSSIFYFIFGIIFCLNNSFKNINTSVLYIFNLVAVAPKVITGSISMRYDLMNLDICSDNVAFFFACIAPFLLAWLFSNGILFSNTFNYISLICGLFCNFLSPAFTYISACESNASFYKNPLRKYTIVNRKKTVLSSSSDIRKALGNIIDKFGDDNHHIDKNDNENGTLKKRVSKFNRSMSLSQSGIYNNSITSSNNSGSFFIFENGEYIPKSYSKDDTDITNLSNKSSIEITPLLDNCDFMEKNKIDKKEESFDNVTNKEINQIKKKKKGIRFSSEVENDDEDNNFKNINIYNSYEKREKNNNKNKYQKEPLSSKKKAVCFSESFDMDDGENNTNSNKNQYSPIIELNTKENYPKKKTNIKKKIMFSEEVEVCKDKGKYEGTKKNVKKKKGVAFSDKVEMNCDDKKQNFKFNDDIEAFAPEKYTQEDKTNLYKNENKLNSILSNEINDSCITKFKTEKEPKLMSANDDKEKEYSTYAKNSDKVNIDNKCLHEKMSTYEIVINNSEIIQEDIKKCENKKNNEFALSSNNSNDNKKLGVNLNKPPCLEYERILSDSAINYNVDDEINEAEKKKNELIIKNRSFENPDHQIFKRKREKLKSQFKSNMSTDFINYDKLIQGINSLTSEEINEDINNTIVNYSTRNETTFDDDNVNCDLPTTGYVIEEHKSIFKEISPQETILKNIDNELGKKETLHYPERNENIKFQDSEKLLNKEQNKNNSCYKISLSFENNIPHEKENQTFLSHHSINEHDNSKNNTLFVRQRKKLKSSFHANGNMIIGDSKEAIHVEQINKFRNKFNLESDLNDKNNNNIQISENEINDEKAIGNTEFEIVPILRIMKSYENHILTENDDPQIKNVKKNKPIKNVRHQTHYKFADLSDLYDDIHKYELENVETNYVNNKTDNDEESKQLLEINKNNNLNKKRNETNETLSSIENEKSSIIKQIEQIYTELADRMHSGISEISTNDDIDYVDIRQFKIIDNNNPVKHYYNVFHKSKNYNSNIYEHIYSNNIILDNKTNMDHLCSIFLFGNPLERNEEYEESRKKISKNNEITNITSSQNKISDIKKNSGISTSFENTKNNLSNSGLHEEQISSINSPSSRNIENYIEIVNKNYNIKSTSVTVKPSALKKTSVNFSINDEVINNEELNNIIKSNDINIKKNSSNKIEVMKIRIHVYPDVLQKYHVETTYVLLGFLTAFSFVGIITDLLFG; encoded by the exons atgagcGCAAAATGGCTACCTAATATAtcactttttaatttcaataaaacaaataataaacaaaattttgtAAGAAGCCGTAAACGGTTTCGTACAATTACGTGGAAATATGCCAAAACAATTGGACCGTTTGCttcattcatatatttatttaatcaaACTATAGGATCAg GTTTATTTGACATCCCAAGTTTAATTGATGAAGTAGGATGGATTCCAGTAATTTTCGGAAATGTGTTTGTATGCTCTGTTGCTGCTTTTTGCAGTTTAATGATTTTAAGAGCGATGACTATTATAccaaaaaacaaaaattttgaGCAACGAATTGAATATAGTGcagttataaaatattttatgtcgaatgaaaaatataaatttgtttcttttttatatcactTGGGGAATATATGCAACAATATTTGTGGAATACTTGTTATATCGAAAATAATTGacatattcattattaaaatatttggatatactatattatttgaaatatatcctcaaatacaaattaaaaaatgctcCTTACCTTTTTTAGATGCTATGTTTAATGGTTATTACTATTCTAATACAGGAAATTATGaaacaatatttatatgtggGTTTACTATAGGCTATATAATTAACgcaataatatgtatacacCTTTCGTCAAAAGGGCTAGAGGAAACGATAAATTATCAGTATGTTGTTTTTATGATATTTATGAgctcttttttatatttatccatTTCTTCaacaatttatttattttcacatAATTACAATGATGGCCCAACCGCAATtaaaagtataaatatgcataataatttaatattaagtAGAGCCCACATAGAACcagatttaataaaaaattatcagacatataatgaattaaatcattttaaaaaaacattactATTATGCAAAAACACAGTTTCTAGTGAGTGTCtaatttcaaataaaattgaaaaaaacagtttttcaaattatttaaatggcTTATATGAatggaataataatatagataaaaatgtaagcGCGAAGATCAATAACAAtagtaaaattttaaacaatttcaacgaaaaaaataatattttacattcaAAAAAACCTTCATTTTTCTGCTCATTTATGGGGTTAAACAatctatataaaaaaaaaacttatatttttcgaaATAGCATTTTTTTCCTCACAGTATTAAGTTGCTCTAAggatttaaaaattcataaaagTGTCAacattgtatatttttattatgtatataaaatatataatgaattttaTATCAACAATTCCAACGCTACACACtcagaaaaaatgaaacaatttaatatgaactcagaaaattatattgaagaagaatattataataattataaaaatgatttaacaaataaatataacaacttttctaaaaatggaaatactACAAacgataataaaaataaagaaaaggaaatacggaacaaaacattttttgaaaaattatacctTATGGTTAGTAAAATAGAAggaataaaaacatattgtATGGGGAAAACATTCGCAAATTTTATTGATTCATATGGATTTGTTAGTAATATACCATCGTGGGGAAATGAAATAACAGATGATGTTAATGTATCTAAATCTATATGGTTTACAGTTATATTTAGcagcattttttattttatttttggtataatattttgtttaaataattcttttaaaaatataaatacatcagttttatatatttttaatttagtTGCTGTTGCCCCTAAAGTCATCACTGGCTCTATATCGATGCGTTATGATTTAATGAATTTAGACATATGCTCAGATAATgtagcatttttttttgcttgtATCGCACCATTTTTGTTAGCATGGTTATTTTCAAATGGAATACTATTTTCAAAtacatttaattatataagcTTAATATGTGGgcttttttgtaattttctATCGCCAGCATTTACTTATATATCAGCATGTGAAAGCAATGCatctttttataaaaacccactaagaaaatatacaatcgttaatagaaaaaaaacagtaCTTTCATCAAGCTCTGATATTCGAAAAGCTTTAGGGAATATAATTGACAAATTTGGAGATGATAATCATcatatagataaaaatgataacgAAAATGGAACACTAAAAAAGAGGGTAAGTAAATTTAATAGATCGATGTCTTTAAGCCAATCtggaatatataataattcaataACCTCAAGTAATAATTCTGgaagtttttttatttttgaaaatgggGAATATATACCTAAAAGTTATTCAAAAGACGATACTGACATCACAAATTTGTCAAATAAATCATCTATTGAAATTACTCCATTACTTGATAATTGTGAttttatggaaaaaaataaaattgataaaaagGAAGAGTCCTTTGATAATGTAACAAACAAAGAGATTaatcaaattaaaaaaaaaaagaaagggATAAGATTTTCAAGTGAAgtagaaaatgatgatgaagacaataattttaaaaacatcaatatatacaattcatatgaaaaaagagaaaaaaataataacaaaaataaatatcaaaAAGAACCCCTTTcctccaaaaaaaaagcagtTTGCTTTTCAGAATCATTCGATATGGATGATGGagaaaataatactaattcaaataaaaatcaatACTCTCCAATTATAGAATTAAATACAAAGGAAAATTAtcctaaaaaaaaaacaaatatcaaaaaaaaaataatgttttcGGAAGAAGTAGAAGTGTGTAAGGATAAAGGTAAATATGAGggaactaaaaaaaatgtgaagaagaaaaaaggAGTAGCCTTTTCAGATAAAGTAGAAATGAATTGTgatgataaaaaacaaaattttaaatttaatgatGATATTGAAGCTTTTGCACCAGAAAAATATACCCAAGAAGATAagacaaatttatataaaaatgaaaataaattaaacagtatattatcaaatgaaataaatgatagtTGTATAACAAAATTCAAAACAGAAAAAGAACCCAAATTAATGAGTGCTAATGACGATAAGGAAAAGGAATATAGTACATATGCTAAAAATAGTGATAAAGTAAATATTGACAATAAATGTTTACATGAAAAAATGTCTACTTAtgaaatagtaataaataatagcgAAATTATTCaagaagatataaaaaaatgtgaaaacaaaaaaaataatgagtTTGCTTTGTCTTCAAATAATAgcaatgataataaaaaattgggCGTAAATTTAAACAAACCCCCATGCTTAGAATATGAAAGAATTCTCAGCGATTCAgctattaattataatgtaGATGATGAAATTAATGAGGccgaaaaaaagaaaaatgaattaattattaaaaatagaagTTTCGAAAATCCTGATcatcaaatttttaaacggaaaagagaaaaattaaaatccCAATTTAAATCTAATATGTCTACGGATTTTATCAATTATGACAAATTAATTCAGGGTATAAATTCGTTAACATCTGAAGAAATAAACGaagatattaataataccATAGTAAATTATTCAACACGAAATGAAACAACTTTTGATGATGATAATGTTAATTGTGATTTACCCACTACGGGTTATGTTATAGAAGAACATAAAAGTATATTCAAAGAAATATCTCCGCAAGaaacaatattaaaaaatattgacaATGAACTTGgtaaaaaagaaacattGCATTACCCTGaaagaaatgaaaatattaaattccAAGACTCGGAAaaacttttaaataaagaacaaaacaaaaataattcatgttataaaatatctctatcatttgaaaataatattcccCATGAAAAGGAAAATCAAACATTTCTATCACATCATTCAATAAATGAACATgataatagtaaaaataatacattattTGTTAGACAGaggaaaaaattgaaatcATCTTTTCATGCCAATGGTAATATGATAATTGGAGATAGTAAAGAAGCGATACATGTAGagcaaattaataaatttcgtaataaatttaatctTGAATCtgatttaaatgataagaataataataatatacaaatatctgaaaatgaaattaatgATGAAAAGGCTATTGGAAATACAGAGTTCGAAATTGTCCCAATATTAAGAATAATGAAATCTTATGAAAACCACATATTAACAGAGAATGACGATcctcaaataaaaaatgtgaaaaaaaataaaccaataaaaaatgtaagaCATCAAACACATTACAAGTTTGCTGATTTATCAGACCTGTACGAtgatatacataaatacgaattagaaaatgttgaaacaaattatgtaaataacAAAACAGATAATGATGAGGAGAGTAAACAACTTttggaaataaataaaaataacaatttaaataaaaagagaaaTGAAACGAATGAAACACTTTCATcaatagaaaatgaaaaatcaTCTATTATAAAGCAAAtagaacaaatatatacagAATTAGCAGACAGAATGCATTCTGGTATTTCTGAAATATCTACGAACGATGATATTGATTATGTTGATATACGTCAATTTAAGATaatagataataataacccagttaaacattattataatgtttttcataaaagtaaaaattacaattcgaatatatatgaacatatatattcaaataacattattttggataataaaacaaatatggATCATTTATGctccatatttttatttggtaATCCTTTAGAAAGAAATGAAGAATATGAAGAAAgccgaaaaaaaataagtaaaaataatgaaatcaCTAATATAACTAGTtctcaaaataaaatatcagatataaaaaaaaattccgGAATTTCTACATCCTTTGAAAATACAAAGAATAATTTATCCAATTCCGGATTACATGAAGAACAGATATCATCAATTAACTCACCATCCTCTcgaaatatagaaaattatattgaaattgtcaataaaaattacaataTCAAAAGTACATCGGTCACTGTTAAACCATCAGCTTTGAAAAAGACAAGCGTGAATTTTAGTATAAATGATGAAGTTATTAACAATGAG gaattaaataatataataaaaagtaatgATATAAACATCAAGAAAAACAGTtctaataaaattgaagtAATGAAAATTCGAATTCATGTTTATCCAGATGTTCTTCAGAAATATCACGTAGAAACAACCTACGTATTATTGGGTTTTTTGACtgcattttcatttgttgGTATTATAACCGATTTGTTATTTGGATAA
- a CDS encoding mitosis protein dim1, putative — MSFMLQHLNSGWAVDQAIVNEDERLVCIRFGHDYDPDCMKMDELLYKVADDIKNFCVIYLVDITEVPDFNTMYELYDPVSVMFFYRNKHMMIDLGTGNNNKINWPMNNKQEFIDIVETIFRGARKGRGLVISPKDYSTKYKY; from the coding sequence atgtcGTTTATGCTTCAGCATTTAAATAGTGGTTGGGCAGTTGATCAAGCTATAGTAAACGAAGATGAGCGATTGGTTTGTATTCGTTTTGGTCATGATTACGATCCTGATTGTATGAAAATGgatgaattattatataaagtagctgatgatataaaaaacttttgtgttatatatttggtAGATATCACCGAAGTTCCTGATTTTAATACAATGTATGAATTGTATGATCCAGTTTCtgttatgtttttttatagaaataaaCACATGATGATAGATTTAGGTACaggtaataataataaaataaattggcctatgaataataaacaagAATTTATTGATATCGTTGAAACCATATTTAGAGGCGCAAGAAAAGGAAGAGGTTTAGTTATATCACCTAAAGATTATTCaactaaatataaatattga